In one window of Neisseria subflava DNA:
- the murI gene encoding glutamate racemase: MSTSKQRPIGVFDSGVGGLTNVRALMERLPMENIIYFGDTARVPYGTKSRATIETFAMQIVDFLLENDVKALVIACNTIAAVAGQKIRQKAGNMPVLDVISAGAEAALQTTKNNRIGIIATNTTVNSNAYARAIHSKNNDTLVRTQAAPLLVPLVEEGWLDHEVTRLTVREYLKPLLADDIDTLVLGCTHFPLLKPLIGREAQNVTLVDSAITTAEATAKALAQAGLLNTENDNPDYRFYVSDIPLRFRTIGERFLGRSMEQIEMVTLG, encoded by the coding sequence ATGAGTACCAGCAAACAACGCCCCATCGGCGTATTCGATTCCGGCGTCGGCGGCTTGACCAACGTCCGCGCCCTGATGGAACGCCTGCCGATGGAAAACATCATCTATTTCGGCGATACCGCACGCGTTCCCTACGGCACCAAATCCCGCGCCACCATCGAAACCTTCGCCATGCAGATTGTCGATTTCCTGCTGGAAAACGATGTCAAAGCACTGGTTATCGCGTGCAACACCATCGCCGCCGTTGCCGGACAGAAAATCCGTCAAAAAGCAGGCAATATGCCCGTATTGGACGTCATCTCCGCCGGTGCAGAAGCCGCTTTGCAAACTACCAAAAATAATCGAATCGGCATTATCGCGACCAATACCACCGTCAACAGCAATGCCTACGCGCGCGCCATCCATTCAAAAAACAACGACACGCTGGTGCGCACACAAGCCGCGCCCCTGCTTGTGCCATTGGTAGAAGAGGGCTGGCTCGATCACGAAGTCACCCGCCTGACCGTGCGCGAATACCTGAAGCCACTCTTGGCTGATGATATCGATACGCTGGTGTTGGGTTGTACCCACTTCCCACTGCTCAAACCGCTTATCGGCCGCGAAGCACAAAACGTCACCTTGGTCGATTCCGCCATCACCACCGCCGAAGCCACCGCCAAAGCCTTGGCGCAAGCAGGTTTACTGAATACAGAAAACGACAACCCGGATTACCGCTTCTACGTCAGTGACATCCCCCTGCGCTTCCGCACCATCGGTGAACGCTTCCTGGGCAGAAGTATGGAACAGATTGAGATGGTAACGTTGGGTTGA
- a CDS encoding multidrug effflux MFS transporter — protein sequence MTAQQAPLGEKTMAVLMAMLVALMPFSVDAYLPAIPEMAKSLGSDIHRIEQSLSFFMFGVAFGQVVGGSISDIKGRKPVALVGLSIYFAAVVGLTMVNNVEQLLNLRALQAFGAGMTVVISGAMVRDYYSGRKAAQMFALIGIILMIVPLMAPMIGAGLQNLGGWRMIFGFLACYSLLLWGLMWYFLPKPHQKGKISMDVFGVVAGRFKRVLRTRAAMGYLFFQAFSFGSMFAFLTESSFVYQHLYHVSPNQYAWIFALNIITMMSFNRVTAWRLKTGTHPQNILKWGIIVQFAANLLMVVLVLSLSLPPLWALVPCVMFSVGTQGLVGANTQACFMSYFSAEGGSANAVLGVFQSLIGASVGMATTWLHNGSALVMAGMMLSSTVCGIVLLWVCSHQAWMENDKKEYV from the coding sequence ATGACTGCACAACAAGCCCCTTTGGGCGAAAAAACCATGGCCGTGCTGATGGCGATGTTGGTCGCGCTGATGCCGTTTTCTGTCGATGCTTATCTGCCTGCGATTCCCGAAATGGCGAAGTCGCTGGGTTCGGACATCCACCGCATTGAGCAAAGCCTGAGCTTTTTTATGTTTGGCGTGGCGTTTGGTCAGGTGGTCGGCGGTTCGATTTCGGATATTAAAGGCCGCAAACCTGTCGCCTTGGTGGGCTTGAGCATTTACTTTGCCGCCGTTGTCGGTTTGACGATGGTGAATAATGTCGAGCAGCTGTTAAACTTGCGTGCTTTGCAGGCGTTTGGTGCGGGGATGACCGTGGTGATTTCCGGCGCGATGGTGCGCGATTATTATTCCGGACGCAAAGCCGCGCAGATGTTTGCCTTAATCGGTATCATTCTGATGATTGTGCCATTGATGGCGCCGATGATTGGTGCAGGCTTGCAGAATTTGGGCGGCTGGCGCATGATTTTTGGCTTTCTGGCCTGCTATTCGCTGCTGCTTTGGGGTTTGATGTGGTATTTCCTGCCCAAGCCGCACCAAAAAGGCAAAATCAGTATGGACGTGTTCGGTGTGGTGGCAGGCAGGTTTAAACGTGTTTTGAGAACGCGCGCTGCAATGGGCTATCTGTTTTTCCAAGCTTTCAGTTTTGGTTCGATGTTTGCCTTTTTGACCGAATCGTCGTTTGTGTACCAACATCTGTATCATGTTTCACCAAACCAATACGCTTGGATATTTGCGCTTAATATCATTACCATGATGTCGTTTAACCGCGTTACCGCATGGCGTTTGAAAACCGGTACGCATCCGCAAAATATCCTCAAATGGGGCATTATCGTCCAATTTGCCGCCAATCTGCTGATGGTGGTTTTAGTGTTGTCGCTGTCTCTGCCGCCTTTGTGGGCTTTGGTGCCATGCGTGATGTTTTCAGTCGGTACGCAAGGCTTGGTCGGAGCGAACACTCAAGCCTGCTTTATGAGCTATTTCAGCGCAGAGGGCGGCAGTGCAAATGCCGTTTTAGGCGTGTTCCAATCCCTTATCGGCGCATCGGTCGGCATGGCAACGACTTGGCTGCACAATGGTTCCGCCTTGGTGATGGCCGGTATGATGTTGAGCTCTACCGTGTGCGGTATCGTGCTGTTGTGGGTTTGCTCGCATCAGGCTTGGATGGAAAACGATAAAAAAGAATATGTTTAA
- the pgmB gene encoding beta-phosphoglucomutase encodes MTFTAVLFDLDGVITDTAEYHYRAWKKLAEELGISIDRKFNEQLKGVSRDDSLKRILAHGGKTVGEAEFAELTRRKNDNYVEMIQAVKPEDVYPGILPLLEALKANGKKIALASASKNGPFLLERMGLTHFFDAVADPAAVAHSKPAPDIFLAAAEGVGADIRCCIGIEDAAAGVAAIKAAGALPIGVGKAEDLGSDIALVSGTAELTYAYLQNVWAQSGR; translated from the coding sequence ATGACTTTTACCGCAGTGCTCTTTGACCTCGACGGTGTCATCACTGACACCGCCGAATACCACTACCGCGCATGGAAAAAGCTTGCCGAAGAACTGGGCATCAGCATCGACCGCAAGTTTAACGAACAGCTCAAAGGCGTATCGCGCGACGATTCGCTCAAACGCATCCTCGCGCACGGCGGCAAAACCGTCGGTGAAGCCGAGTTCGCCGAACTGACCCGCCGCAAAAACGACAACTACGTCGAGATGATTCAGGCAGTCAAACCCGAAGACGTGTACCCCGGCATTTTGCCCCTACTGGAAGCATTGAAAGCAAACGGCAAAAAAATCGCCCTCGCGTCCGCCAGTAAAAACGGCCCGTTCCTGCTCGAACGCATGGGGTTGACCCACTTCTTCGACGCCGTCGCCGACCCTGCCGCCGTCGCGCATTCCAAACCCGCCCCCGACATCTTCCTCGCCGCCGCCGAGGGCGTGGGCGCGGACATCCGCTGCTGCATCGGCATCGAAGACGCCGCCGCCGGCGTTGCCGCCATCAAAGCCGCCGGCGCCTTGCCCATCGGCGTGGGCAAAGCCGAAGACTTGGGCAGCGACATCGCACTGGTCTCCGGCACCGCCGAGCTGACCTACGCCTACCTGCAAAACGTGTGGGCGCAGTCGGGCAGGTAA
- a CDS encoding glycoside hydrolase family 65 protein, whose translation MYTRIMEISPWTLRSAKLEKEHKRLQESLTSLGNGYMGMRGSFEETYSADSHLGTYIAGVWFPDKTRVGWWKNGYPKYFGKAINALNFSKVKIFVDGQEVDLAKNDVTNFSVELDMQHGVLRRSFTVFGVRFDVCKFLSVAQKELAVIRWEAVSVDGKTHQVRIDSIIDADVKNEDSNYEEKFWQVLDKGVSDGLSYIATQTVANPFGVEQFIVNAEQTFAGSFKALCRSQTDWQVSNSFEAEVGGTPETFEKRVIITTSRDYQGLEAVKAAGRALSEKVAGVVFETLLDAHKAGWLHRWEIADVVIEGSDEAQQGIRFNLFQLFSTYYGEDARLNIGPKGFTGEKYGGATYWDTEAYAVPLYLALAEPEVTRNLLQYRRNQLPQAQHNAREQGLAGALYPMVTFTGIECHNEWEITFEEIHRNGAIPYAIYNYTNYTGDESYLAKEGLEVLVEVSRFWADRVHFSKRNGKYMIHGVTGPNEYENNINNNWYTNTLAAWVLDYTREALAKYPRPDLNVSAAELEKWADISANMYRPHDEELGVFVQHDGFLDKDIRPVSALSPDDLPLNQKWSWDKILRSPFIKQADVLQGIYFFGDRFNIDEKRRNFDFYEPMTVHESSLSPCIHAILAAELGKEEKAVEMYQRTARLDLDNYNNDTEDGLHITSMTGSWLAIVQGFAQMKTWGGKLSFAPFLPSAWTGYAFHINYRGRLIKVAVGKENVVFTLLKGEPLDLQVYGKDITLNGSHTVALEK comes from the coding sequence ATGTATACAAGAATCATGGAAATCAGCCCTTGGACGCTGCGTTCGGCAAAACTGGAAAAAGAACACAAACGGCTGCAAGAGAGCCTGACCAGTTTGGGCAACGGCTATATGGGTATGCGCGGCAGCTTTGAGGAAACCTACTCCGCCGACAGCCACTTGGGCACCTACATCGCGGGCGTGTGGTTCCCCGACAAAACCCGCGTCGGCTGGTGGAAAAACGGCTATCCTAAATATTTCGGCAAAGCCATCAACGCACTTAATTTCAGCAAAGTCAAAATCTTTGTTGACGGACAGGAAGTGGACTTGGCGAAAAACGACGTTACCAACTTCTCCGTCGAACTCGATATGCAGCACGGCGTGTTGCGCCGCTCGTTCACCGTATTCGGCGTGCGTTTCGATGTGTGCAAATTCCTGTCCGTCGCGCAAAAAGAGCTGGCGGTTATCCGCTGGGAAGCCGTATCTGTTGACGGCAAAACCCACCAAGTCCGCATCGATTCCATCATCGACGCCGACGTGAAAAACGAAGACTCCAACTACGAAGAAAAATTCTGGCAGGTATTAGACAAAGGCGTTTCAGACGGCCTCTCCTACATTGCCACCCAAACCGTCGCCAACCCTTTCGGCGTGGAACAATTTATCGTTAACGCCGAGCAAACCTTCGCCGGCAGCTTTAAAGCCCTCTGCCGCAGCCAAACCGACTGGCAAGTTTCTAATTCTTTTGAAGCCGAAGTCGGCGGTACGCCCGAAACCTTTGAAAAACGCGTGATTATTACCACTAGCCGCGATTATCAGGGCTTGGAAGCAGTGAAAGCCGCAGGCCGCGCCTTATCGGAAAAAGTCGCAGGCGTTGTGTTCGAAACCTTGCTGGACGCGCACAAAGCAGGCTGGCTGCACCGTTGGGAAATCGCCGACGTGGTCATCGAAGGCAGCGACGAAGCGCAGCAGGGCATCCGCTTCAACCTGTTCCAACTGTTCTCCACCTACTACGGCGAAGACGCGCGTCTGAACATCGGCCCCAAAGGCTTTACCGGCGAAAAATACGGCGGCGCGACCTATTGGGACACCGAAGCCTATGCCGTGCCGCTCTATCTTGCACTGGCTGAACCCGAAGTTACCCGCAACCTGCTGCAATACCGCCGCAACCAACTGCCGCAGGCGCAGCACAACGCGCGCGAACAGGGCTTGGCGGGCGCACTTTATCCGATGGTGACGTTTACAGGCATCGAATGCCACAACGAATGGGAAATCACCTTCGAGGAAATCCACCGCAACGGCGCGATTCCTTACGCCATCTACAACTACACCAACTACACCGGCGATGAAAGCTATCTTGCCAAAGAAGGCTTGGAAGTCTTGGTCGAAGTGTCCCGCTTCTGGGCGGACCGCGTCCACTTCTCCAAACGCAACGGCAAATACATGATTCACGGCGTAACCGGCCCGAACGAATACGAAAACAACATCAACAACAACTGGTACACCAACACCCTCGCCGCATGGGTATTGGACTACACCCGCGAAGCCTTGGCGAAATATCCGCGTCCGGATTTGAACGTGAGTGCCGCCGAGCTGGAAAAATGGGCGGACATCAGCGCCAATATGTACCGTCCGCATGACGAAGAACTCGGCGTATTCGTGCAGCACGACGGCTTCCTCGACAAAGACATCCGCCCCGTGTCCGCGCTTTCGCCCGACGATTTGCCGCTCAACCAGAAATGGTCGTGGGACAAAATCCTGCGTTCGCCCTTCATCAAACAGGCGGACGTCTTGCAAGGCATCTACTTCTTCGGCGACCGTTTCAATATCGACGAAAAACGCCGCAACTTCGACTTCTACGAACCGATGACCGTGCATGAAAGCTCGTTGTCGCCGTGTATCCACGCCATCCTTGCCGCCGAACTGGGCAAAGAAGAAAAAGCCGTGGAAATGTACCAGCGCACCGCCCGCCTAGACTTGGACAACTACAACAACGACACCGAAGACGGCCTGCACATCACCTCCATGACCGGCTCGTGGCTTGCCATCGTCCAAGGTTTCGCCCAAATGAAAACCTGGGGCGGCAAACTCAGCTTCGCACCGTTCCTGCCGAGTGCGTGGACAGGCTACGCCTTCCATATCAACTACCGCGGCCGTCTGATTAAAGTCGCCGTCGGCAAAGAAAACGTGGTCTTCACCCTGCTCAAAGGCGAGCCGCTCGATTTGCAGGTGTACGGCAAAGACATCACGCTTAACGGCAGCCACACCGTTGCGTTGGAAAAATAA